CCGACGATCTTGTCTGGCGCCCAGTCGGCGCCTTTCACCAGCACATCGGGTTGAATGGCCTTGATGATCTCGGCGGGCGTCTCCTCGTCAAAAACCACCACTGCGCTCACGCACGCCAGCGCGTCCAGCACCTCGGCCCGTTCGGCCTCAGGCGTGAGGGGTCTTGTAGGTCCCTTGATCGCGCTGACCGACCGGTCGGAGTTGATGGCAACGATGAGCACGTCGCCTTCGGCCCGGGCCGCTTGCAGGTACCGGACGTGACCTGGGTGGAGCAGGTCGAACACGCCGTTGGTGTACGCGATGCGCTGGCCGGCGGCGCGCGCGCGCTCAGCCCATGCGGCGGCTTCGGATCTGGACGAGAGGACCACCAATGAAGGTTATCGCAAGTGCCAGAGCGTTTGCCGTGTGCATGCAGCGTAGCTGGGCCTG
This window of the Acidobacteriota bacterium genome carries:
- the rfaE2 gene encoding D-glycero-beta-D-manno-heptose 1-phosphate adenylyltransferase, whose translation is MVVLSSRSEAAAWAERARAAGQRIAYTNGVFDLLHPGHVRYLQAARAEGDVLIVAINSDRSVSAIKGPTRPLTPEAERAEVLDALACVSAVVVFDEETPAEIIKAIQPDVLVKGADWAPDKIVGRDTVEARGGKVILMPVEQGWSTTSIIEKVKGSS